A stretch of the Ischnura elegans chromosome 5, ioIscEleg1.1, whole genome shotgun sequence genome encodes the following:
- the LOC124159277 gene encoding methylosome protein 50-like has protein sequence MKMESSACDIEPNRVAEAYRYHQPAFVPAQIEKRLDFIDINEDGLMLLGSSNLTGRIWNGSVWCFSHTELEPKTDNSLTGVLCDSGVCDGLFLPSKDKILIGKDSGVLQLLQLVEGSREWGGGGGNAGNANGSDRLVESMPWEQADQKHHFMTLASAGEHDAAVLCLAVLPSSGSNSAFKAVSGGADMCIKIWDVEALVSEHTYRPAHSHQVVKVSAAPKGSNSEGLFASCSLDGTALIWDPRQPRPAHLIFEAPGRCGAQALAWQPQSSAGVLAVGLGSGAVHLVDSRVGKKESTTTKLSVFQRSLHKLVFCPTRPQLLAACADDSVVKVIGLDGNCMNVEYTDDRHEDFVRGLCWEPKANSRLISCGWDHRIYAHVPPSSTLPSPPSSAPIDD, from the exons ATGAAAATGGAATCTAGCGCTTGTGATATTGAACCTAACCGAGTTGCTGAGGCATATCGGTACCATCAGCCAGCTTTTGTTCCCGCTCAGATTGAGAAAAGGTTggattttattgatataaatgaaG ATGGATTAATGCTTCTAGGATCCTCTAACCTCACTGGCAGAATATGGAATGGTTCAGTGTGGTGTTTTTCACACACAGAATTGGAGCCTAAAACAGATAATAGTTTAACGGGTGTGCTGTGTGACAGTGGAGTGTGCGATGGACTGTTCCTTCCTAGCAAAGATAAA ATTCTGATTGGCAAGGACTCGGGTGTACTGCAACTTCTTCAGCTAGTGGAAGGCAGCAGGGAGTGGGGTGGAGGTGGTGGAAATGCAGGGAATGCAAATGGCAGTGATCGCTTAGTCGAGTCTATGCCTTGGGAGCAAGCCGATCAGAAGCACCATTTTATGACATTGGCATCAGCTGGGGAACATGATGCAGCTGTTCTCTGCCTTGCAGTCCTACCCTCATCTGGTTCTAATTCTGCATTCAAAGCAGTCTCTGGTGGTGCTGATATGTG taTTAAAATATGGGATGTTGAGGCTTTGGTGTCAGAGCATACTTATCGTCCTGCACATTCACATCAGGTGGTAAAAGTGAGTGCAGCACCCAAGGGAAGCAATTCTGAAGGCCTTTTTGCATCATGCTCTTTGGACGGGACAGCCTTAATATGGGATCCTCGGCAGCCTAGACCAGCACATT TGATATTTGAAGCTCCCGGAAGATGTGGAGCTCAGGCGTTAGCTTGGCAGCCTCAAAGTAGTGCTGGAGTTCTTGCCGTGGGCCTAGGAAGTGGTGCTGTCCATTTAGTTGATTCACGAGTGGGGAAAAAAGAGTCGACTACCACAAAGCTGTCAGTCTTTCAGAGATCACTTCACAAACTTGTATTTTGTCCCACCag ACCTCAGCTTTTGGCAGCATGTGCAGATGATAGTGTGGTGAAAGTCATTGGTCTGGATGGAAACTGTATGAATGTTGA ATACACTGATGACCGCCATGAAGACTTCGTTCGTGGGCTGTGTTGGGAACCTAAAGCAAACTCCCGCCTCATTTCATGTGGGTGGGATCATAGAATATATGCCCATGTTCCACCATCTTCAACTCTTCCCTCTCCACCGTCTAGTGCACCAATAGATGACTAG
- the LOC124159279 gene encoding uncharacterized protein DDB_G0283357-like, translated as MDPNYIKFSDGSPPLFSIDRSGENKIRSHKSRGRGNYFSPYKNSPHGGHNSSSPGHSSGQDSPDFIPFGYSSPNNSFGSGRGRGQWNRGQGNRRYNNNNGGQGGYKGSMSPFQSNRGKFSSPYRGKRGDNKYHGNAADISLYYHHSMVEDPWAELEEKLNLSSPKPDCKRVSDGNKIDPVGSSQSDSDSAPSCVNLTCGSQGDESVDSGSDNSSS; from the exons atggatccgaactacatcaaattcagtGACGGTAGTCCGCCTTTGTTCTCGATCGATCGGTCTGGTGAAAATAAGATTCGTTCTCACAAGAGCCGCGGTCGAGGAAATTACTTTTCGCCTTACAAAAATTCCCCACATGGTGGACATAATTCGAGTTCCCCTGGCCATAGTTCTGGGCAAGATAGCCCAGATTTCATTCCTTTTGGTTATAGCAGCCCCAACAACAGTTTCGGCAGTGGACGAGGCCGAGGCCAGTGGAATCGAGGACAAGGCAATAGACGGTATAACAACAATAATGGTGGCCAGGGAGGATATAAAGGGAGTATGAGCCCCTTCCAGTCGAATCGTGGAAAGTTTTCATCTCCATATAGAGGg AAAAGAGGGGACAATAAGTACCACGGTAATGCCGCAGATATTTCTCTCTACTACCACCATTCAATGGTGGAAGATCCATGGGCAGAGTTAGAGGAAAAACTGAATCTTAGTAGTCCAAAGCCTGACTGTAAAAGAGTTTCGGACGGTAATAAGATTGATCCTGTTGGTTCCTCACAGAGCGATTCCGACTCGGCACCATCTTGCGTAAATTTAACGTGTGGAAGTCAAGGTGATGAGAGCGTAGACTCTGGAAGTGATAATTCCTCCTCATAG